The following coding sequences are from one Diabrotica virgifera virgifera chromosome 2, PGI_DIABVI_V3a window:
- the LOC126880927 gene encoding uncharacterized protein LOC126880927, translating into MTDLNNFHKSVKRHVNSKCHLSATIKEKTFGAYRIEHSLDNHLTISHRLHNESVKKNRDVLKRLIDVTCFLGEHELSFRGHNETSESANRGNYIDLLNFLAKYDETLKNHFINSTVFRGTSNRIQNDLIKCTADIVMDHIKNEIKKAPFVSIALDETTDVTNFCQLSIVVRYVVDCIPQERFLEFVNITGDRTAEAMFQIVCDTISKLECNSKLVAESYDGAAVMAGQLAGTV; encoded by the coding sequence ATGActgatttaaataattttcacaaaaGTGTAAAGCGACATGTAAATAGTAAGTGCCATTTAagtgctacaattaaagaaaaaacaTTCGGGGCATATCGCATTGAACATAGTTTGGACAATCATTTAACAATAAGCCATAGACTTCACAATGAAAGCGTTAAGAAAAATAGGGATGTGTTAAAACGGTTGATTGATGTAACTTGTTTCTTGGGAGAGCATGAATTAAGTTTCAGAGGTCATAATGAAACAAGTGAATCGGCTAATCGAGGAAATTATATAGACCTTTTAAATTTTTTGGCAAAATATGATGAAACcctaaaaaatcattttattaattCCACAGTTTTCCGAGGTACCTCAAACAGAATCCAAAACGACTTAATTAAATGTACTGCTGACATTGTAATGGATCATATTAAAAATGAGATAAAAAAAGCTCCATTTGTTTCAATTGCACTTGATGAAACAACAGATGTAACCAATTTTTGTCAGTTATCCATTGTTGTGCGATATGTGGTTGATTGTATTCCTCAAGAGAGATTTTTAGAATTCGTGAACATAACTGGCGACCGGACTGCTGAGGCTATGTTTCAAATTGTGTGTGATACTATTTCTAAGCTAGAATGTAATTCCAAGCTTGTCGCTGAGAGCTATGATGGTGCTGCAGTAATGGCTGGTCAGTTAGCAGGAACAGTTTAA